The Brassica napus cultivar Da-Ae chromosome C7, Da-Ae, whole genome shotgun sequence genome has a segment encoding these proteins:
- the LOC111208002 gene encoding uncharacterized protein LOC111208002: MKSQAVNEQNRRSKRQAGVDASPVGSEVHKKQKKNAPKVNEREESAAKESTEEEAQDVEVDQHSQTEVEEPIPASSNGVSNTYDTQTQQSEIKTRKTRGLTKMRKVAKNAEDKVDVEFNSIGEDVGSGPVTLSSFLGPLVREHVPVLLDDWRHIEETTKDALWEEIQGRFNLTEEWQKDAVFKQMGCLWRASKSRLTSIVRSIKYKSQIQKMKPSNIQSSSAWNSWVQSDKYRRLMKIQIPHTTSQKGMSRLAHEMKRNNDDPKKVTRTKVWVAGHTHSDGRPVNETHVETIIKTIDSEIDSNSSDNIGEDAVSQVLGKERPGRVRGMGRGATITKIAYLQARDKNVQKLEATQAELITKLEKLQNVVIDLAGEKTHKDDVPSSERSDGSKRGIRCQILDWISTDDVVVGEGEYYSSEPTYKIGRIPLGPNAAAVIVNSIAVEDACVW; this comes from the exons ATGAAATCTCAAGCTGTTAATGAGCAAAACCGTCGCAGTAAGCGTCAAGCAGGTGTTGATGCGAGTCCTGTCGGGTCAGAGGTTcataagaaacaaaagaagaatgCTCCGAAGGTTAATGAAAGAGAAGAGAGTGCTGCTAAAGAATCGACTGAGGAAGAGGCGCAAGACGTAGAAGTGGATCAACATTCACAAACTGAAGTTGAAGAACCCATCCCTGCTTCTAGCAATGGAGTGTCCAACACCTATGACACTCAGACACAGCAATCCGAGATCAAAACGAGGAAGACAAGGGGTCTAACTAAAATGCGCAAAGTGGCCAAAAATGCAGAGGACAAGGTAGATGTAGAGTTCAACTCCATAGGTGAGGATGTCGGTAGTGGACCAGTGACACTCTCCTCCTTTCTTGGTCCTCTTGTGAGGGAGCATGTGCCAGTATTGCTAGATGACTGGAGACACATCGAAGAAACAACAAAAGACGCTTTATGGGAAGAGATTCAg GGGAGGTTCAACTTGACAGAGGAATGGCAAAAAGATGCAGTCTTTAAGCAGATGGGTTGCTTGTGGAGGGCCTCGAAATCTAGGCTGACTTCTATTGTCCGTTCTATTAAATACAAGTCTCAGATACAGAAAATGAAGCCTAGTAACATCCAATCTTCTTCTGCTTGGAACAGTTGG GTACAAAGTGATAAATACAGGAGACTTATGAAGATTCAAATTCCGCACACAACAAGCCAAAAAGGCATGAGTCGCCTAGCTCATGAGATG AAAAGAAACAACGATGATCCTAAGAAAGTTACTAGAACTAAGGTTTGGGTAGCAGGACATACGCATTCAGATGGGAGACCCGTGAATGAAACACACGTTGAAACTATT ATCAAGACAATTGACAGTGAAATAGATTCTAACTCCTCGGATAACATTGGTGAAGATGCTGTGAGTCAAGTTCTCGGAAAAGAGAGACCAGGAAGAGTTAGGGGGATGGGCAGAGGAGCCACTATTACGAAGATTGCTTACTTACAAGCTAGAGACAAAAATGTCCAGAAGCTTGAAGCTACTCAAGCGGAATTAATTACCAAGCTTGAAAAGTTGCAAAACGTTGTTATTGACTTAGCTGGCGAAAAG aCACATAAAGATGATGTTCCTAGTTCTGAAAGAAGCGATGGTAGCAAGAGAGGAATAAGGTGCCAGATATTGGATTGGATTTCGACTGATGATGTGGTTGTAGGTGAAGGAGAATACTACTCAAGTGAACCCACATATAAGATTGGTCGAATTCCTCTGGGTCCTAATGCGGCAGCTGTAATTGTCAACTCTATAGCAGTCGAAGATGCATGTGTCTGGTGA
- the LOC125589916 gene encoding uncharacterized protein LOC125589916: protein MNPEEQDMKALFTNIPKIWKLEERVTGTNLGFWKFQFDFKSEEDMEAVLKQQSFHFDYWMLALARWQPKKSQLFPSEIPFWVRLIGVPLEFRTVPTFESIGNAIGKTVAVDLDRTRVPVVIDAFKELCFETTVDFKGGKFYEEEEVAVSLRYEKLFGYCPLCSSLCHKEEKCSLYVKNTVKSPERKRESKEENRGWSDGGKHDERARSYKGVVINDNVAPQNKDRRGRDYYGKGKGKMYEGSEAKWVKAAERSNTRGAHHHGKHRGDSEGSSHKTYRREEVRSGDQETRTRPSSGQTRAQRNPIVTREEAREEGEFKVSDESSLNPPSQEFQLELARTQAEGTKVVSDPTYEGVGLQIVNGLFEEQEGRVEDDEREMDALEANLLKSGFDLGAEEDFQTLSEEEAEKALTKGDEVPIQEEGLVESDTNEGERKGAGDGPSKQGNRKRLFKPTSSTAGSTKMRIANALVKRAASKGATRYGDNSKLPETKGTSNPKAPNQKS from the coding sequence ATGAATCCTGAAGAACAAGACATGAAGGCATTGTTCACAAACATTCCGAAGATCTGGAAATTGGAGGAGAGGGTTACGGGTACTAATCTGGGATTTTGGAAGTTTCAGTTTGACTTCAAATCGGAGGAAGATATGGAGGCAGTGCTCAAGCAACAATCATTCCACTTTGATTATTGGATGTTAGCTTTGGCACGGTGGCAACCAAAGAAGTCCCAGCTGTTCCCATCGGAGATACCTTTTTGGGTCCGTCTCATTGGAGTCCCGTTGGAGTTCAGAACAGTCCCTACCTTCGAAAGTATTGGAAACGCTATAGGGAAAACGGTGGCGGTGGATTTGGATCGTACCCGTGTCCCAGTGGTGATTGATGCTTTCAAGGAATTGTGTTTCGAAACCACAGTGGATTTCAAAGGGGGGAAGTTCTATGAGGAAGAGGAGGTGGCGGTCTCGTTACGTTATGAGAAGCTCTTTGGGTATTGTCCTCTTTGCTCCAGTCTATGCCATAAGGAGGAAAAGTGTTCTCTATATGTGAAGAACACAGTGAAGAGTCCAGAGAGGAAGCGGGAGAGCAAAGAGGAGAATAGAGGATGGTCTGACGGGGGGAAGCATGATGAGAGAGCCAGGAGTTACAAAGGAGTAGTTATTAATGATAATGTGGCTCCACAAAACAAGGACAGAAGAGGTCGGGATTATTATGGAAAGGGCAAGGGGAAGATGTATGAGGGATCAGAGGCAAAGTGGGTCAAGGCAGCAGAGAGAAGTAACACAAGAGGCGCTCATCATCACGGCAAACACAGAGGTGATAGCGAGGGATCAAGCCACAAAACTTATAGAAGGGAGGAGGTACGATCTGGTGATCAGGAGACGCGTACTAGGCCCTCTTCTGGTCAGACAAGAGCTCAACGGAATCCCATTGTCACACGAGAGGAGGCTAGAGAGGAAGGAGAGTTTAAGGTCTCTGATGAGAGCTCGTTGAATCCACCTTCTCAGGAGTTCCAGTTGGAGTTAGCTAGGACTCAAGCAGAGGGAACAAAGGTAGTCTCGGATCCTACTTATGAGGGTGTGGGGTTACAAATAGTAAATGGTCTGTTTGAGGAACAGGAAGGTCGTGTAGAGGATGATGAGAGGGAGATGGATGCTCTTGAGGCTAACCTGTTGAAGAGCGGTTTCGATTTGGGGGCGGAAGAGGATTTTCAAACTCTTTCGGAGGAAGAGGCTGAGAAAGCTTTGACCAAGGGAGATGAGGTCCCTATACAAGAAGAGGGTCTAGTGGAGAGTGATACTAACGAGGGAGAAAGAAAGGGAGCAGGGGACGGACCGTCGAAGCAAGGGAATCGAAAGCGACTATTTAAGCCTACTTCGAGCACTGCAGGAAGCACCAAGATGCGCATTGCTAATGCTCTGGTTAAGCGTGCTGCTTCCAAGGGAGCTACGCGTTACGGAGACAACAGCAAGCTACCGGAGACCAAGGGAACTTCAAACCCGAAAGCGCCAAATCAAAAATCCTAA